In a genomic window of Erinaceus europaeus chromosome 12, mEriEur2.1, whole genome shotgun sequence:
- the ARHGEF3 gene encoding rho guanine nucleotide exchange factor 3 isoform X7 produces MRSECPMVWCCFFVRAQRKRKQSSPDEDAVSLCSLDINRSISFRSESRPDILNPRPWSRNASSSSTKRRDSKLWSETFDVCVNQVLTSKEIKRQEAIFELSQGEEDLIEDLKLAKKAYHDPMLKLSIMTEQELNQIFGTLDSLIPLHEELLSQLRDVRKPDGSTEYVGPILVGWLPCLSSYDSYCSNQVAAKALLDHKKQDHRVQDFLQRCLESPFSRKLDLWNFLDIPRSRLVKYPLLLREILRHTPNDNSDQQHLEEAINIIQGIVAEINTKTGESECRYYKERLLYLEEGQKDSLIDSSRVLCCHGELKNNRGVKLHVFLFQEVLVITRAISHNEQLCYQLYRQPIPVKDLLLEDLQDGEVRLGGSLRGAFSNNERIKNFFRVSFKNGSQSQTHSLQANDTFNKQQWLNCIRQAKEMVLSAVGQAGVLDSEGPFLHPTTGSREPQGETKLEQMDQSDSESDCSMDTSEVSLDCERMEQTDSCGNSRHIESNV; encoded by the exons CGCTCCATTAGCTTCCGCAGTGAGAGCCGTCCTGACATTCTCAACCCCCGGCCCTGGTCCAGAAATGCCTCCTCATCCAGCACAAAGCGGAGGGATAGCAAGTTGTGGAGTGAGACCTTCGATGTCTGTGTCAATCAGGTGCTCACGTCCAAGGAGATCAAACGTCAGGAG GCAATTTTTGAACTTTCTCAAGGAGAAGAAGACTTGATCGAGGACTTAAAATTGGCAAAAAAG GCCTatcatgaccccatgctgaaacTCTCCATAATGACAGAGCAAGAACTGAATCAAATTTTTGGAACACTGGACTCTCTGATTCCTCTCCATGAAG agcttctTAGTCAACTTCGAGATGTTCGGAAGCCTGATGGATCTACTGAGTATGTCGGTCCCATCCTCGTGGGCTGG TTGCCTTGTCTTAGCTCCTATGACAGCTACTGCAGTAATCAAGTCGCTGCCAAAGCTCTACTAGATCACAAGAAACAAGATCACCGAGTTCAGGATTTCCTCCAGAGATGTTTAGAATCACCCTTTAGTCGCAAACTCGATCTTTGGAATTTCCTTGATATTCCAAGAAGCCGCCTGGTGAAATATCCTCTGCTGCTTCGAGAAATCTTGAGGCACACACCCAATGATAATTCAGATCAGCAGCACCTGGAAGAAGCT ATAAACATCATTCAGGGAATCGTGGCAGAAATCAACACCAAGACTGGAGAATCTGAATGCCGCTATTATAAAGAGAGACTCCTTTATTTGGAAGAAGGCCAGAAAGACTCCCTGATTGACAGCTCGAGGGTGTTGTGTTGTCATGGTGAACTGAAGAACAACCGGGGTGTG AAGCTGCATGTCTTCCTGTTCCAGGAAGTGCTTGTGATCACTCGAGCTATTTCCCACAATGAGCAGCTCTGCTACCAGCTATACCGGCAGCCAATCCCAGTGAAGGACCTGCTCCTGGAAGACCTGCAGGATGGAGAAGTGAGGCTGGGTGGCTCCCTACGTGGAGCTTTCAGCAACAATGAGAGAA ttAAAAACTTCTTCAGAGTAAGTTTCAAAAATGGATCCCAAAGTCAAACCCACTCACTACAAGCCAATGACACCTTCAACAAACAGCAGTGGCTCAACTGTATTCGTCAAGCCAAAGAAATGGTCTTAAGTGCAGTTGGCCAGGCTGGGGTGCTTGACTCCGAGGGACCGTTCCTACATCCCACGACTGGGAGCAGGGAGCCACAAGGAGAAACAAAACTTGAGCAGATGGACCAGTCGGACAGTGAATCAGACTGTAGCATGGACACGAGTGAGGTCAGCCTTGACTGTGAGCGCATGGAACAGACGGACTCTTGTGGTAATAGCAGGCACATTGAAAGCAATGTCTGA
- the ARHGEF3 gene encoding rho guanine nucleotide exchange factor 3 isoform X8: MVAKDYPFYLTVKRANCSLEVPPTSNPAKDTERSISFRSESRPDILNPRPWSRNASSSSTKRRDSKLWSETFDVCVNQVLTSKEIKRQEAIFELSQGEEDLIEDLKLAKKAYHDPMLKLSIMTEQELNQIFGTLDSLIPLHEELLSQLRDVRKPDGSTEYVGPILVGWLPCLSSYDSYCSNQVAAKALLDHKKQDHRVQDFLQRCLESPFSRKLDLWNFLDIPRSRLVKYPLLLREILRHTPNDNSDQQHLEEAINIIQGIVAEINTKTGESECRYYKERLLYLEEGQKDSLIDSSRVLCCHGELKNNRGVKLHVFLFQEVLVITRAISHNEQLCYQLYRQPIPVKDLLLEDLQDGEVRLGGSLRGAFSNNERIKNFFRVSFKNGSQSQTHSLQANDTFNKQQWLNCIRQAKEMVLSAVGQAGVLDSEGPFLHPTTGSREPQGETKLEQMDQSDSESDCSMDTSEVSLDCERMEQTDSCGNSRHIESNV, encoded by the exons CGCTCCATTAGCTTCCGCAGTGAGAGCCGTCCTGACATTCTCAACCCCCGGCCCTGGTCCAGAAATGCCTCCTCATCCAGCACAAAGCGGAGGGATAGCAAGTTGTGGAGTGAGACCTTCGATGTCTGTGTCAATCAGGTGCTCACGTCCAAGGAGATCAAACGTCAGGAG GCAATTTTTGAACTTTCTCAAGGAGAAGAAGACTTGATCGAGGACTTAAAATTGGCAAAAAAG GCCTatcatgaccccatgctgaaacTCTCCATAATGACAGAGCAAGAACTGAATCAAATTTTTGGAACACTGGACTCTCTGATTCCTCTCCATGAAG agcttctTAGTCAACTTCGAGATGTTCGGAAGCCTGATGGATCTACTGAGTATGTCGGTCCCATCCTCGTGGGCTGG TTGCCTTGTCTTAGCTCCTATGACAGCTACTGCAGTAATCAAGTCGCTGCCAAAGCTCTACTAGATCACAAGAAACAAGATCACCGAGTTCAGGATTTCCTCCAGAGATGTTTAGAATCACCCTTTAGTCGCAAACTCGATCTTTGGAATTTCCTTGATATTCCAAGAAGCCGCCTGGTGAAATATCCTCTGCTGCTTCGAGAAATCTTGAGGCACACACCCAATGATAATTCAGATCAGCAGCACCTGGAAGAAGCT ATAAACATCATTCAGGGAATCGTGGCAGAAATCAACACCAAGACTGGAGAATCTGAATGCCGCTATTATAAAGAGAGACTCCTTTATTTGGAAGAAGGCCAGAAAGACTCCCTGATTGACAGCTCGAGGGTGTTGTGTTGTCATGGTGAACTGAAGAACAACCGGGGTGTG AAGCTGCATGTCTTCCTGTTCCAGGAAGTGCTTGTGATCACTCGAGCTATTTCCCACAATGAGCAGCTCTGCTACCAGCTATACCGGCAGCCAATCCCAGTGAAGGACCTGCTCCTGGAAGACCTGCAGGATGGAGAAGTGAGGCTGGGTGGCTCCCTACGTGGAGCTTTCAGCAACAATGAGAGAA ttAAAAACTTCTTCAGAGTAAGTTTCAAAAATGGATCCCAAAGTCAAACCCACTCACTACAAGCCAATGACACCTTCAACAAACAGCAGTGGCTCAACTGTATTCGTCAAGCCAAAGAAATGGTCTTAAGTGCAGTTGGCCAGGCTGGGGTGCTTGACTCCGAGGGACCGTTCCTACATCCCACGACTGGGAGCAGGGAGCCACAAGGAGAAACAAAACTTGAGCAGATGGACCAGTCGGACAGTGAATCAGACTGTAGCATGGACACGAGTGAGGTCAGCCTTGACTGTGAGCGCATGGAACAGACGGACTCTTGTGGTAATAGCAGGCACATTGAAAGCAATGTCTGA